GTTGGTATGCTGTACTCCATCGTGACAAATGGCACGTCTATCTCGCTTGTTCTCCGTACAAAGAAGATCAAACTCTCCTCCCTCGCCACCTTTTGGTCGTAGTTACATCGCCCAACGCAATGGTTAAGCGCGTTTCCCTCCTTGATAAGTTCGGCGGGAGATTGTGCGATGATGACCACATACCCCTCGCCTTTGTTCCTCTCCAGCATGGTGTATTTCTCGATGACCGACGAAAACTTGGCGTAGAGTTCGGCGCGTTTCTTTGCGTCTTCTTCCGCAAGTTTGGTGTGGTATTGGTCTATACGTACATCGTGCCAATATCGGAAGTCGTGTGGATAGCGGTTACGAGGTATGCTCATATCCATATCCAATTCTGTACAGGCTTTGTAGTAATCTCGGTAGTTGGCTATGCTTGTACCTTGCTTTTCCAAGTAGGCAAGGAACTTTTCACGTTCTCCCGTGAATGCTTGCCGTAGTTCTTTGTAATCCGACTTGGCAAACTCTTTTTTCGCTCGCTCGATTTGCTCTTGTTGCGTTACGTCTCGATTCCGCTTATAGGCATTGATAATAGAGGATACGTAATAGTAGTTTATCCCCTTCACGTTCCTCTGCCTTACCAACCATTTGCGAAATCCCTTGTCTTTGGTGGCAAGTTCGCATATCTGCTTGCTCATCCAAAAGTTGTAGTAGCCGAACTTCATCAAGAACTCTATTACGGGATATTTCTCGTATTGAGATATGAACTGTATTAGGTGTGAGGTCTGTAACTGTTGATAGCCGCTGTATTTGTACTCCGGAAACGTCCGCATATAGTTTATGTTGACGATGGGAGCATCGGGGTCATACCCTTTTGCCCCGGACCAGCCCCATCCCGAATAGCGATAATACATTCGCATGGAAGGTATTTCAAAATGCCAATCTACGATATAACCGCCAAGCCAGTTAAGTATCATGTCGCCCACATAGCAGTATTTGTCGTTGACGATATGTACCACTACTTGCTTACAATACCATTGTTTTTTGTAGGTCTTTACTCCTACGGTGATTTTGGCAAGTTTGCCTTTGATTCGGGTAAGGTAGGCATAGAATCTTGTTGCGCTTTTTTGTTGAGGGCACCGACGTATATCCTCTTTCTTTATTTTTTCAAAGATACGTTGCGGGATAGGTCTGATATTTGGTAGTTTTACAGCTTGTTCCATCATTTCACCTCCACTTTATCCAAAATGCGCAGTAGCTCGAAAAATCGCTCGTCGTCGAACTTTGCCAAAGACGCTTTGGGCTGTTCGGGTTCCTCAACAACCGATGTTTTGGGTGCGGGATAACCGCGAACCTCTCCATCACCCTCCACTACTACCACCATCTTAATGGCGGATATCTTGTTGAAGTAGATTTCTGCCGCGTGGTATGGAAATCCCACCAACGGTACACGGTTTTCTAAGCCAACGTCTCGGCTTGTAAGCGTCAAGTCCAACCGCTTTGCTATCTCCACGGCGTCATCACCCAGCACCTCGTAAAAGTCACCGATTCGCATAGCGATAATGGTATCGGGGTAGGAATCTTGGTAGTCCACATACCGTGCATATAACCCGCTAACGGGTTTCGGCTTGGGTATCTCTACGGTGGGTGTTACTTCCTCCGTGGGTGTTGGTTCCTCTTGTTCTTCCTCCGCGACTTCTTCGGTGGATTCTTCCTCTGGTTCTTCTACGTCGGGGTCCTCGCTTTCGTCCTCGGTATCGGGTTCTTTCTGTTCGGGTCCCGCCTCATCTTTCTTGTCGGTGGATAGGTCGAACATATCGAACATGGACGTTTGCGGGGATTTCGGTTTGGGTGGCGTGGAAACGGTTGGGGTAGGTTTCGCCGTCGGTTTCGCAACGGGTTTCGTGGCGGGCTTATACGGGGTGCCGTCAAGGGTATACAATACACCCTCGATATCGTCTTCCTCGAAGTAGTGCATTAGCCAACCGATGATGATCTCCCCATCTACGCATAGTGCCACTGAGCCCGTCTTTTTCTTTTCCTTCGCCATCTTTTCGGCTTGCTTGGTGGCATACGCCATAAAGTCCGCAAGGTCGTTCTTGTTGATCAACTGCTTGCCGTCTTTCTCGTATGGCGTTCCGTTGTTGATCTTTTCCGCCAATGCGTCGCTTGCACTTTCTTCCAAGTAGGCTTTTAATCGTTCCTGCTCGGGACCACTTGCGTGTAGGTTTAGTTTTTTCATTTCTTTCAATACCTCCTTTTGTGTTTTTCTTAAAAAGAAATCACCACCTAAAACGGCAGCGACTTCCACTTGATTTTGTCTTTCCTTGTCATGGGTTGTATGTAGTATCGGTTGCGGTATTTATTGCGTTGTTCCCTTGCTACGCGTCCGTCTTTGTATCGCTTTGCGGCTTTGTAACGGAACGTATTGAAACAAACGACTCTGTTTCCGTCTTCCCCGATGTACACCACCATAAACCCGTTGGGGTTATGCTCGTCTGGTCTCATCCCGCCCACCCCCTTATTGCCTCGGCAATGTGCGGTAAACCCGTGAATAGGTTGCTACCCATTAGGACTTGGTGTAGGCGTCTATCATGGGCGTAATGATTACTCTCGGCAAGTTGGCGTCCTTTCCCCGTGAGTTTCTTTATCTCGTAGAAGTCGCTACCATCGTGATGGCTACCTTCGATATATAAGTGCCCGCCCACGTCATAGACCTTGAGATAATCCAAGTGGGATAGCCCACGGCTAAGGTCCGTGATGTCACGAATGAATGAGCCTGCGGATGCGGGGCCGTCCCATCTTCCGCAAGTGCCAACGATGAGGCAGGGAGTGTCTTTCAGCAATCGGACGAGGGCATACTTGAAATCGTCCCACATCCATTGGTTCTCGCTGTAGATGGTGCCTTCGACGCGGTCATCGGGCACGTCCTCGACGCTTGCCCATCCTTCGTTCTCGGCGTTGGTATCGAAGAGTTCTTGGCGGGTGTCTTCCTCTCGCTTGCTGTCGTAGTAGTCGTCATATAAGATTTCTTGTTTGTTTTTCATTGCTTATTCCTCCTCGATTCTTCCGTATACATCGTCTGCATAGTAGCAGTTTGTAAAGATATTGAAAATGGCGGAGCATCTCACTCCGCCATACTCTACGATATAGATTGTTTGTGTGCTATCGTGGGTTTCGCCGATAACCGTTACCTCGGCTTCCTTTCCATCTAACGAATGGATACGTGCCTTTATCTTATACGGTTTCATCGCCATCTCCTTCTTTGCCCAGACTGTCCCTATACTCCATCGTGTCTTGGATAAAACGCGCGGTATCGTCATAGGTGTTTACGCTGACGAACTCGTCTGAAATAAACTCGTTGTATAAGAAGTCCAACAAGTCGTCCCCGACCTTGTAAAGCAGGCGATAAATCCTATCGCTGAAGTATTCGTCGTAAAACAACGTTTCTTTTAGTTCCGTCTTGACGTGGATTTCGTAGTTGCTGAAAAATACTTCCTCCACCGTTTTGGTGAGCATATCCGCTTTGAAAGCATCAAACTCTTTTTCCACTCGTTCTTGTATTTCTTGTTTGTAATTCGTTTCGTTCATACTATTGTTCTCCGTTCTAATGATTTTTGATAGCCCTCTATGTAGTCGCGGAACCGTGACCATTGAAACATAAGGGCGGGCGTCTTCCACGTTTTGCCTATCAGTTGTTGCGTTAAGGCGTTGCGTTGTTCGATGATGGCGGGAATGCCCGCAAGCGACAGTTGGATATAGCACATATGCACGCATCGAGGGTCTATGTCCGTAGCCACGACGAAAAGGTGCCTGGCATAGTTGACGTTGTATTGATTCCACAATGCGTCTGCCGTAGCCAGCACCATCACGCCGCTACCACAAGTCGGCTCATTGAGGGTAAGTATGTCATTCAATCTCGGGTCGTCTCCGCTGAATGCCATTTGTGCCATACAATGCGCAATGTGATAGGGAGTGAAGAATTGACCTGCGAGTTCGCTTTTGGTGCCGCTTTGCATGTACAACTCACCGAGATAATCCCCAAAGCCTTCTTCCGTCATGTGGGTAAGTACGCTCCACGTCTCGGCGAATAGTTTGACCAATATATCCACTTCCTCTTTGTTGTATTTCTTGATAATTTCGTGATACCGTTTCTCCCTCGAGGGATAGTTCGTTAAGTCCGCCTGCTGGGATATGACGATAGCCGCTATCTCAAAGAAATCGGCAAGCGTGTTGTATGCAGAATGTCGATAGGACAGCGATTCGGTCAACTTGATTAACTTCTTCAACTTCTCTTGATTCATAGTTAAAAAACGCGGCTCAAACCGCCGCCGTAAGTGCGTACTACGATGTCTCCCAACTCCGAGCAGAGGTCATCGCTCTTGTTCCAAACGTAGGACGCGACGTAAAACGCATTCCCCTCGCATTCCGTGAGGCTATACTCCCAATCATCGGTATATTGCGACACATAGAGGCAACTCCACATCTCGCCCAGCGTGGTCAATTCGTGTGTGATGGCATACACGGTACAGTTGTAGGTTTCTTCCACCTCTTTCATCTTGGCGAAGATTTCCAGCTCTTGATCTACCCAATACCCGCCGAAGCGTTCAAAGAAACACACGCGATTGCTTTGCTCAAAGCCGTGTATATAGGGCTTGTAGATATCCAGCGTTCTCATAAACTCGATTGCCTTTGCCTTTTGTTCTTCTTTTGTTGCTATCTTACACATATCTTTTACCTCCTTGTATGTGTGATTTTGTGTAAACAAAAAGGGCACGTTGCCGTGCCCTTACTCAACGTCCTCGAAGTCATTGATGTTGATTCGGGTGTAGTGCAAACCGTATTCGAAGTACAAACCGTGTTCGTCTTCAAAAAGTTCGTATTCGCATACGCTTATCTTGCCTTCTTTCGTGACGGCTACCACGATTGCTTTATCAGTTATTTCCAACAAATCAAAAGTGATAAATCTTTCACCGTTCCAAAGTTGAAACTCTTTCATATAGATACGTTCATTCATTGTTGTTTCCTCCTTTTAGTCCATGAATTTGTAATTGATGTAGTAGTTGACGTTTACGGTACGCCTGTCGATTTCGTACAACTCCCAAAACGCCCCTTTGTACTCGTTGTCCGTTCCGGGTACTTGATGGCAGTATTTCAAGCAATCTTCATAAACCCTGATATACGGT
This sequence is a window from Clostridia bacterium. Protein-coding genes within it:
- a CDS encoding PcfJ domain-containing protein — its product is MMEQAVKLPNIRPIPQRIFEKIKKEDIRRCPQQKSATRFYAYLTRIKGKLAKITVGVKTYKKQWYCKQVVVHIVNDKYCYVGDMILNWLGGYIVDWHFEIPSMRMYYRYSGWGWSGAKGYDPDAPIVNINYMRTFPEYKYSGYQQLQTSHLIQFISQYEKYPVIEFLMKFGYYNFWMSKQICELATKDKGFRKWLVRQRNVKGINYYYVSSIINAYKRNRDVTQQEQIERAKKEFAKSDYKELRQAFTGEREKFLAYLEKQGTSIANYRDYYKACTELDMDMSIPRNRYPHDFRYWHDVRIDQYHTKLAEEDAKKRAELYAKFSSVIEKYTMLERNKGEGYVVIIAQSPAELIKEGNALNHCVGRCNYDQKVAREESLIFFVRRTSEIDVPFVTMEYSIPTSVCFNSMRNTTPNHRTRCNHSSTTNGCRMPIRK
- a CDS encoding DUF3848 domain-containing protein — encoded protein: MNETNYKQEIQERVEKEFDAFKADMLTKTVEEVFFSNYEIHVKTELKETLFYDEYFSDRIYRLLYKVGDDLLDFLYNEFISDEFVSVNTYDDTARFIQDTMEYRDSLGKEGDGDETV
- a CDS encoding N-6 DNA methylase; the protein is MNQEKLKKLIKLTESLSYRHSAYNTLADFFEIAAIVISQQADLTNYPSREKRYHEIIKKYNKEEVDILVKLFAETWSVLTHMTEEGFGDYLGELYMQSGTKSELAGQFFTPYHIAHCMAQMAFSGDDPRLNDILTLNEPTCGSGVMVLATADALWNQYNVNYARHLFVVATDIDPRCVHMCYIQLSLAGIPAIIEQRNALTQQLIGKTWKTPALMFQWSRFRDYIEGYQKSLERRTIV